The following coding sequences lie in one Myxococcus xanthus genomic window:
- a CDS encoding alpha/beta fold hydrolase, whose amino-acid sequence MKAPSVGPVEAALLAQLAPAVVATVHWLPGGGALRVLEAGAGPTVVLLHGRGGAASQWFTYLTVLARGHRMLAVDLPGFGMSSAPEGPLATGEDAAAFFTAPIEALLSQLAPGPVAVVGHSLGGLVALELALRGRVPVERLALVDAMGLGPEMARKARLFFRAGPERLARSLGPWAWAQMMPPPPTPLGERLGALEYELLTRPGASLDATRAFNRLVPVVGPVFHRAEKLGAVTAPVLLVWGEHEDTLPVSIAERAARRLPQARLLRLDAGHSPHQEHPERVLPELKAFLAVPQEG is encoded by the coding sequence ATGAAGGCCCCCTCGGTGGGGCCGGTGGAAGCCGCGCTGCTGGCCCAGCTGGCCCCGGCGGTGGTCGCGACGGTTCACTGGTTGCCGGGCGGCGGGGCCCTCCGGGTCCTGGAGGCGGGCGCCGGCCCCACGGTGGTGCTGCTCCACGGGCGCGGCGGCGCGGCCTCCCAGTGGTTCACCTACCTGACGGTCCTCGCCCGGGGACACCGCATGCTGGCGGTGGACTTGCCGGGCTTCGGCATGTCGTCCGCCCCCGAAGGCCCGCTGGCCACCGGCGAGGACGCGGCGGCCTTCTTCACCGCCCCCATCGAGGCGCTGCTGTCCCAGCTCGCCCCGGGCCCGGTGGCCGTGGTGGGCCACTCGCTGGGCGGGCTCGTGGCGCTGGAGCTCGCGCTGCGCGGCCGGGTACCGGTGGAGCGGCTGGCCCTGGTGGATGCCATGGGCCTGGGCCCGGAGATGGCGCGAAAAGCCCGCCTCTTCTTCCGCGCCGGTCCCGAACGGCTGGCGCGCTCGCTGGGGCCGTGGGCCTGGGCCCAGATGATGCCGCCGCCCCCGACGCCGCTGGGTGAGCGGCTGGGCGCCCTGGAGTACGAGCTGCTCACCCGCCCGGGCGCCAGCCTTGACGCCACGCGGGCCTTCAACCGGCTCGTGCCCGTGGTCGGCCCTGTCTTTCATCGCGCGGAAAAGCTCGGCGCTGTAACGGCGCCGGTGCTGCTCGTCTGGGGCGAACACGAGGACACGCTGCCCGTCTCCATCGCCGAGCGGGCGGCACGGCGCCTTCCCCAGGCCCGGCTCCTGCGCCTGGACGCAGGCCACAGCCCCCACCAGGAACATCCGGAGCGCGTGCTCCCCGAATTGAAGGCGTTCCTCGCCGTGCCCCAGGAGGGCTAG
- a CDS encoding helix-turn-helix transcriptional regulator — translation MRRADRLFEILQVLRRAKGPMTASAIAEQLETSQRTVYRDLAALMARRVPIRGEAGVGYVLARGFDLPPLMLTPSEIEAVVLGAQWVAANADRTLSAAAGDVLAKVAAIVPKHLRELVDDPVVGTPPAKQRHPDGTVDLSRLREWSRKQLKLHIHYADAEGTTSKRTVWPILVGYVTGVRVLIAWCELRRDFRIFRTERLLSVDFLDALYPERRSTLRRRWEAQLRHTK, via the coding sequence ATGCGACGCGCTGACCGGCTGTTCGAGATTCTGCAGGTGCTGCGGCGGGCAAAGGGGCCGATGACGGCCAGCGCGATCGCCGAGCAACTCGAGACGAGTCAGCGCACGGTGTACCGGGACCTCGCGGCGTTGATGGCGCGTCGCGTGCCGATTCGAGGAGAAGCGGGTGTCGGCTACGTGCTAGCGCGCGGCTTCGACCTGCCGCCGTTGATGCTGACGCCGAGCGAAATCGAGGCAGTGGTGCTCGGCGCACAGTGGGTGGCGGCCAACGCAGACAGGACGTTGTCGGCAGCAGCGGGAGATGTGTTGGCGAAGGTCGCAGCCATCGTACCGAAGCACCTGCGCGAGCTGGTCGACGACCCGGTGGTGGGCACTCCGCCGGCGAAGCAGAGGCATCCGGACGGAACTGTCGACCTGAGCCGACTGCGTGAGTGGTCGCGGAAGCAATTGAAGCTCCACATTCACTACGCCGATGCGGAAGGCACGACGAGCAAGCGCACGGTGTGGCCGATTCTCGTGGGCTACGTGACCGGCGTTCGCGTGTTGATCGCATGGTGTGAGCTGCGTCGGGACTTTCGGATCTTCAGGACGGAGCGATTGCTCAGCGTGGATTTCCTCGACGCGCTCTACCCCGAGCGCCGTTCTACATTGCGCCGGCGCTGGGAAGCCCAGCTGCGTCACACGAAGTAG
- a CDS encoding DUF1761 domain-containing protein, giving the protein MFTLSINWFAVLLSAVALQMLGAAWFMGVIPKPYALALGRTDLMGRKPEPIFIAGPLLCGLVVTVANAILLRTFHIDAMSNALVFGAISGVGYLVATVFNVAINPNIPRPVLYGVINAPYFLLSNLVSCAILTAMA; this is encoded by the coding sequence ATGTTCACTCTTTCGATCAATTGGTTCGCGGTTCTTCTCTCGGCCGTGGCGCTACAGATGCTCGGCGCGGCGTGGTTCATGGGGGTCATCCCGAAGCCGTATGCGCTGGCGCTCGGGCGCACCGACCTCATGGGCCGTAAGCCGGAGCCGATCTTCATCGCAGGTCCCCTGCTCTGCGGACTCGTGGTGACGGTGGCGAACGCGATTCTGCTGCGAACGTTTCACATCGACGCGATGTCGAATGCGCTCGTGTTTGGAGCCATCAGCGGAGTCGGCTATCTCGTCGCCACGGTGTTCAACGTGGCCATCAACCCGAACATCCCGCGGCCGGTTCTGTACGGTGTCATCAACGCTCCCTACTTCCTGCTCAGCAACCTCGTGAGCTGCGCTATTCTTACCGCGATGGCATAG
- the trxA gene encoding thioredoxin, with protein sequence MATTDITKANFKEIVSKEGIVLLDWWAEWCAPCRTFAPVFEQASTKNPDLVFGKLDTDAEVELAGAFAIRSIPTLMVFRDGIMLFEQAGALPANALDDLIRQVRALDMNEVRKQLVDRQAQQGAPSQA encoded by the coding sequence ATGGCAACCACCGACATCACCAAAGCCAACTTCAAGGAAATCGTCTCGAAGGAGGGAATCGTCCTCCTCGACTGGTGGGCCGAATGGTGCGCGCCGTGCCGCACCTTCGCACCTGTTTTCGAACAGGCGAGCACGAAGAATCCGGACCTCGTCTTCGGCAAGCTCGACACCGACGCAGAGGTGGAACTCGCGGGGGCTTTCGCCATCCGCTCCATCCCCACGCTGATGGTCTTCCGTGACGGCATCATGTTGTTCGAACAGGCGGGAGCGCTGCCGGCCAACGCGCTGGATGACCTCATCCGCCAGGTGCGCGCGCTCGACATGAACGAGGTGCGCAAGCAGCTGGTGGACCGGCAGGCACAGCAGGGCGCGCCGTCCCAGGCTTGA
- a CDS encoding sigma 54-interacting transcriptional regulator gives MDTEVDALVQTAPVPVARRGPLRLKLLVLSGEQAGRSHVLRPGVVRLGTSSTSDIVLTDRVVSRQHLQLEVTDERVVATDLGSRNGSFHEGVRFTELEVRPGASLTLGTVVLKVVPEDSRERPLPLSSRRSFGALVGASVKMRELFTVLERVAAGGGDVLVQGETGTGKELCAEAIHHESTRASGPFIIVDIAGIPPSLMESELFGHVKGAFTGAHGERAGAFERAQGGTVFLDEVGELPLELQPRLLRVLERRQVKRVGANDYRTVDMRVVAATHVDLEQAVQQGRFRKDLYHRLAVLKVVPPPLRERVEDLPLLIDAMLERLRRPPSALSEQTRALLAQYPWPGNVRELRNVVEQAIHLGEDTLPPMEAPSGSTRMPQGALDAELPFKEAKERLIEVFERDYLQGLIARCDRNISRAAREAGIARVYLRKLLTKHGMMLVDDDDSRD, from the coding sequence ATGGACACAGAGGTGGACGCGCTGGTCCAGACGGCGCCCGTCCCAGTGGCGCGGCGCGGCCCCTTGCGATTGAAGCTGCTGGTGCTCTCCGGGGAACAGGCGGGACGGAGCCACGTGCTGCGCCCAGGGGTGGTCCGGCTCGGCACGTCCTCGACGAGCGACATCGTCTTGACGGACCGCGTCGTGTCCCGGCAGCACCTCCAGTTGGAGGTGACGGACGAACGGGTGGTGGCCACGGACCTGGGCTCGCGCAACGGCTCCTTCCATGAAGGGGTGCGCTTCACCGAGTTGGAGGTACGGCCCGGGGCGTCGCTGACGCTGGGCACAGTCGTCCTCAAGGTGGTGCCGGAGGATTCGCGGGAGCGGCCGCTACCGCTGTCCTCGCGGCGGAGTTTCGGCGCGCTCGTGGGCGCGAGCGTGAAGATGCGCGAGTTGTTCACCGTCCTGGAGCGGGTGGCCGCGGGCGGCGGAGACGTGCTCGTCCAGGGCGAGACGGGGACCGGCAAGGAGCTGTGCGCCGAAGCGATCCATCACGAGAGCACCCGGGCCAGCGGCCCCTTCATCATCGTGGACATCGCCGGGATTCCACCCTCCTTGATGGAGTCGGAGCTCTTCGGGCACGTGAAGGGCGCCTTCACGGGGGCCCACGGAGAGCGCGCCGGGGCCTTCGAGCGTGCCCAGGGAGGCACCGTCTTCCTGGATGAGGTCGGCGAGCTGCCGCTGGAGCTGCAACCCCGGCTCCTGCGCGTGCTGGAGCGCCGGCAGGTGAAGCGCGTGGGCGCCAACGACTACCGCACGGTGGACATGCGCGTCGTCGCGGCCACGCACGTCGACCTGGAGCAGGCCGTGCAGCAGGGCCGGTTCCGCAAGGACCTCTATCACCGGCTGGCGGTGCTCAAGGTCGTCCCGCCGCCGCTGCGGGAGCGGGTGGAGGACCTGCCGCTGCTCATCGACGCCATGCTGGAGCGGCTGCGCCGCCCGCCCAGCGCACTGTCCGAACAGACGCGCGCGCTGCTGGCCCAATACCCCTGGCCCGGCAACGTGCGCGAGCTGCGCAACGTGGTGGAGCAGGCCATCCATCTGGGCGAGGACACCCTGCCGCCCATGGAAGCCCCCTCTGGTTCGACCCGGATGCCGCAGGGCGCGCTCGATGCGGAGCTGCCCTTCAAGGAGGCCAAGGAGCGACTCATCGAGGTCTTCGAGCGGGACTACCTTCAGGGCCTCATCGCGCGCTGCGACCGGAACATCTCCCGCGCGGCCCGCGAGGCGGGCATCGCCCGGGTGTACCTGCGCAAGCTGCTCACGAAGCACGGAATGATGCTCGTGGACGACGACGACTCACGGGATTGA
- a CDS encoding ureidoglycolate lyase, translated as MRPTIRARPLTQEAFAPFGDVIGLELAGGNSANQGTATRYDKVAHLTGTRPQAEPNLAVFRSVAKSLPFEVRLLERHPCSTQMFVALACQRFLVVVCPDDTRGEPDLDRLQAFVCGPGQGVNYRPGQWHHPIIALDGPADLLMLAWEDGSALDCEERPLTTPLLVTSD; from the coding sequence ATGCGACCGACCATCCGCGCACGACCGCTCACCCAAGAGGCCTTCGCGCCATTCGGCGACGTCATCGGGCTGGAGCTCGCGGGCGGCAACAGCGCCAACCAGGGCACGGCCACGCGGTATGACAAGGTGGCCCACCTGACGGGCACGCGTCCCCAGGCAGAGCCCAATCTGGCGGTGTTCCGCTCCGTGGCGAAGTCCCTGCCCTTCGAGGTGCGCCTGCTGGAGCGCCACCCCTGCTCCACGCAAATGTTCGTGGCGCTCGCGTGCCAGCGCTTCCTGGTGGTCGTCTGTCCGGACGACACCCGAGGCGAGCCGGACCTGGACCGGCTGCAAGCCTTCGTGTGCGGCCCGGGCCAGGGCGTGAACTACCGCCCCGGCCAGTGGCACCACCCCATCATCGCACTGGATGGCCCCGCGGACCTGCTGATGCTGGCCTGGGAGGACGGCTCCGCCCTGGACTGCGAGGAGCGCCCCCTCACCACGCCCTTGCTCGTCACCAGCGACTGA
- a CDS encoding fimbrial protein: MADIKCPACGTKLDVTGLKSGSTIQCSCGNTASVPRSSRKKVYLIVAGVFALLLIPCFFVSLGAISGFQGSKHRAKQAMCKLQLRQWYIAQMTHYAEHDAYEPVFAKLNHDIPRGNHFAFLAGVEPADARDAAGAAAVEDAVAVGVDVATNPELKAIKFGDLPVLVAKQVGLSGECPECAITAACVANLDRDGDLDVWLISSKELTGPDGQPVEPGEPLHFMNDLKD; the protein is encoded by the coding sequence ATGGCAGATATCAAGTGTCCGGCGTGCGGCACGAAGCTCGACGTGACGGGGCTCAAGTCGGGTTCAACCATCCAGTGCTCATGCGGAAACACGGCTTCCGTACCGCGCTCCAGCCGGAAGAAGGTCTACCTCATCGTGGCGGGTGTCTTCGCCTTGCTGCTCATCCCGTGCTTCTTCGTCAGCCTTGGCGCCATCAGCGGCTTCCAGGGTTCCAAGCACCGGGCGAAGCAGGCCATGTGCAAGTTGCAGTTGAGGCAGTGGTACATCGCCCAGATGACTCACTACGCCGAGCACGACGCCTATGAGCCTGTCTTCGCGAAGTTGAACCATGACATTCCGCGGGGCAATCACTTCGCCTTCCTGGCGGGTGTCGAGCCGGCGGATGCTCGCGACGCGGCTGGGGCCGCCGCGGTGGAGGACGCCGTCGCCGTGGGTGTGGACGTGGCGACGAACCCGGAATTGAAGGCCATCAAGTTCGGCGACCTGCCGGTGCTCGTGGCCAAGCAGGTCGGCCTTTCGGGAGAGTGCCCTGAGTGTGCCATCACGGCCGCCTGTGTCGCCAATCTCGACCGGGATGGCGACCTGGACGTGTGGCTCATCTCCTCGAAGGAACTCACCGGGCCGGATGGACAGCCCGTGGAACCTGGTGAGCCCCTCCACTTCATGAACGACCTGAAGGACTGA
- a CDS encoding type IV pilin protein yields MAANLECPKCGSELDVTGRGPGAIVRCACGNLSSVPKRSYWGSPRGVVLALGLFFLCPCVGVLAAIAIPNYNKLPVRSKQQECKTNLRGLFSAQRSHNAEHGTFEPRILKAGFIPERGNRYAYFTGTGPLVARDTEEDEVPADAGGIGVDRSRDASRRAITLADLPAWVSRQVGVFGTCPDCYVTMACAGNIDIDDTVDVWLISTGTLKDESGEAVPPGTPTNVVNDVDG; encoded by the coding sequence ATGGCGGCAAACCTGGAGTGCCCGAAGTGCGGCAGCGAGCTCGACGTGACGGGGCGGGGCCCGGGCGCCATCGTCCGCTGTGCCTGCGGGAACCTGTCGTCCGTCCCGAAGCGCTCCTATTGGGGGAGCCCACGCGGCGTGGTGCTGGCCCTGGGACTGTTCTTTCTCTGCCCCTGTGTGGGCGTCCTGGCCGCCATCGCCATCCCCAACTACAACAAGCTTCCGGTGCGCTCCAAGCAGCAGGAGTGCAAGACGAACCTCCGCGGCCTCTTCAGCGCCCAGCGCAGCCACAACGCCGAGCACGGCACCTTCGAGCCGCGCATCCTGAAGGCGGGCTTCATCCCCGAGCGTGGCAACCGCTACGCGTACTTCACGGGCACGGGGCCGTTGGTGGCGCGCGACACGGAGGAGGACGAGGTCCCGGCGGACGCCGGTGGTATTGGCGTGGACCGCTCTCGGGACGCGAGCCGCCGGGCCATCACCCTGGCGGACCTCCCCGCGTGGGTGTCTCGGCAGGTGGGCGTCTTTGGGACGTGCCCGGATTGCTACGTCACCATGGCCTGTGCGGGGAACATCGACATCGATGACACGGTGGATGTCTGGCTCATCTCCACGGGGACGCTCAAGGATGAGTCTGGCGAGGCCGTTCCTCCCGGCACTCCGACGAATGTCGTGAACGACGTCGACGGTTGA
- a CDS encoding DUF2157 domain-containing protein, producing MLKPLLDLDATPERLRALADAGVLTPTTLERALHLSVATPPRQDWRRFLSTTLMGLGVLLVLAGVIYFFAYNWADMHRFAKLGLIAAAITGATVGAWRQGATLGGQLSLFAASVLVGALLAVYGQAYQTGADPYELFIGWAVLTLPWVVASRFAPLGLLTLVLVNTGIILFWDQVLDTEMDQTYWLAVVLGGLNGFTWATYEHFANLRVSWLQARWVPRVLAVMAVAPVLVASVPLIMHPSRAPTGAVVALLLVLASLAAEYALHRHLKGELFMLTLGAVSVMTLLTSGAVSIVFDSYQDVEVLGLFLLPLFVIAQVALAVWWLRHEARVTGATEES from the coding sequence GTGCTGAAACCCTTGCTCGACCTTGACGCGACGCCTGAACGACTCCGGGCACTCGCGGACGCTGGCGTCCTGACGCCGACCACCCTGGAGCGCGCGCTGCACCTGTCCGTGGCCACCCCGCCGCGGCAGGACTGGCGGCGCTTCCTGTCCACCACGCTGATGGGCCTGGGCGTGCTGCTGGTGCTCGCGGGCGTCATCTATTTCTTCGCGTACAACTGGGCGGACATGCACCGCTTCGCGAAGCTGGGCCTCATCGCGGCGGCCATCACCGGCGCGACGGTGGGCGCCTGGAGGCAAGGCGCGACGCTGGGAGGCCAGCTGTCACTGTTCGCGGCCTCCGTGCTCGTAGGCGCGCTGCTGGCCGTGTACGGACAGGCGTATCAGACGGGCGCGGACCCGTATGAGCTGTTCATCGGCTGGGCCGTGCTCACCCTCCCCTGGGTGGTGGCGTCCCGTTTCGCGCCCCTGGGGCTGCTCACGCTGGTGCTGGTCAACACCGGCATCATCCTCTTCTGGGACCAGGTGCTGGATACGGAGATGGACCAGACGTACTGGCTGGCGGTGGTGCTGGGCGGGCTCAACGGCTTCACCTGGGCCACCTACGAGCACTTCGCCAACCTGCGCGTGTCCTGGCTCCAGGCGCGCTGGGTGCCCCGGGTGCTGGCGGTGATGGCGGTGGCGCCGGTCCTCGTCGCCTCGGTGCCACTCATCATGCACCCGTCGCGAGCCCCCACCGGCGCCGTGGTGGCGCTCCTCCTGGTCCTGGCCTCGCTCGCGGCCGAGTACGCCCTGCACCGGCACCTGAAGGGCGAGCTGTTCATGCTCACGCTCGGCGCGGTGAGCGTGATGACGCTCCTGACCTCCGGCGCCGTCAGCATCGTCTTCGATTCCTACCAGGACGTGGAGGTCCTGGGACTCTTCCTGCTGCCGCTCTTCGTCATCGCCCAGGTGGCGCTCGCGGTGTGGTGGCTCCGGCATGAAGCCCGTGTCACCGGCGCCACGGAGGAGTCCTGA
- a CDS encoding DUF4401 domain-containing protein, protein MALRPSLQDVLNSLQAEGQLEPDAVDRARVALEAHQRQSVAVPWFVKAFAGVGAWLSAIFVLSFFACAGLWEEQVVMGVVGLGLCTGATMLRRTLRGVFVEQLTLALCLAGAAMASASFGIETESENVGAVVALVISCVLLIAYPDAILRFLSTLAVVGAAGFLAWHVVGGFALDLLILGCAALMYFLFLEQARLRRGAMGELVGPVAFALACAIPGVLLVRGMKDVARHLFDTVSALPDAVLTLGLTALTLYTAWRVLRELALEPTGVAGAAVFAALTLVAVLTPHTPAVITAVGMLVLGFHRRSSVLLGLAVAYLLASGSWYYYDLGLTLLAKALALMGSGLVFLGLRSFLLRRFPAPATEVR, encoded by the coding sequence ATGGCCCTGCGTCCCTCGTTGCAAGACGTGCTGAACTCGCTCCAGGCCGAAGGCCAGCTCGAGCCCGACGCCGTGGACCGCGCCCGTGTGGCCCTGGAGGCCCATCAGCGCCAGTCCGTGGCCGTGCCCTGGTTCGTGAAGGCCTTCGCCGGCGTCGGCGCCTGGCTGTCCGCCATCTTCGTGCTGAGCTTCTTCGCCTGCGCGGGCCTTTGGGAGGAGCAGGTGGTGATGGGCGTGGTGGGCCTGGGCCTGTGCACGGGCGCGACGATGCTGCGTCGCACGTTGCGCGGCGTCTTCGTGGAGCAGCTCACGCTGGCCCTGTGCCTGGCCGGCGCCGCCATGGCCTCCGCCAGCTTCGGCATCGAAACGGAAAGCGAGAACGTCGGCGCGGTGGTGGCGCTGGTCATCAGCTGCGTGCTGCTCATCGCCTACCCGGACGCCATCCTCCGCTTCCTGAGCACGTTGGCGGTGGTGGGCGCGGCCGGATTCCTCGCCTGGCACGTGGTGGGCGGCTTCGCACTGGACCTGCTGATTCTGGGCTGCGCCGCGCTGATGTACTTCCTCTTCCTGGAGCAGGCCCGGCTGCGACGGGGAGCCATGGGCGAACTGGTGGGGCCGGTGGCCTTCGCGCTCGCGTGCGCCATCCCCGGCGTGCTGCTGGTGCGCGGCATGAAGGACGTGGCCCGACACTTGTTCGACACCGTCTCCGCGCTCCCGGATGCCGTGCTGACGTTGGGACTCACGGCGCTGACGCTGTACACGGCGTGGCGGGTGCTGCGTGAGCTGGCGCTGGAGCCCACCGGCGTGGCGGGCGCGGCGGTGTTCGCGGCGCTGACGCTGGTGGCCGTGCTCACGCCCCATACTCCGGCGGTCATCACCGCCGTGGGCATGCTGGTGCTCGGCTTCCACCGGCGCAGCAGCGTGCTGCTGGGGCTGGCGGTGGCGTACCTGCTCGCGTCGGGCAGTTGGTACTACTACGACCTGGGCCTCACGTTGCTGGCCAAGGCGCTGGCGTTGATGGGCAGTGGCCTGGTGTTCCTGGGCCTGCGTTCGTTCCTGCTGCGGCGCTTCCCCGCCCCGGCGACGGAGGTGCGGTGA
- a CDS encoding GDYXXLXY domain-containing protein produces the protein MSRTAVIFGGLAFALLVPTGLVVQKEHVLRSGTPVLLELAPVDPRSLIQGDYMVLDYAISRERDANPATTATDGNMVLRLDANGVGTFVRFDTPDTPLAPDELKLRYRLRKGRYRLGAEAFFFQEGHADRYEGARYGELRVADSGSSVLVGLRDAQRQPLGR, from the coding sequence ATGTCGCGCACGGCGGTCATCTTCGGCGGGCTGGCCTTCGCGCTGCTCGTCCCCACGGGGCTCGTCGTCCAGAAGGAGCACGTGCTGCGCTCGGGCACGCCGGTGCTGCTGGAGCTGGCCCCCGTCGACCCGCGCTCGCTGATTCAGGGCGACTACATGGTGCTGGACTACGCCATCAGCCGCGAGCGGGACGCGAACCCCGCCACCACCGCGACCGACGGGAACATGGTGCTGCGGCTGGACGCGAATGGCGTGGGCACCTTCGTGCGCTTCGACACGCCCGACACGCCGCTGGCGCCCGACGAACTCAAGCTCCGGTACCGTCTGCGCAAAGGCCGCTACCGCCTGGGCGCGGAGGCCTTCTTCTTCCAGGAAGGCCACGCCGACCGCTACGAGGGCGCCCGCTACGGCGAGCTGCGCGTGGCGGACAGCGGCTCCAGCGTGCTGGTGGGTCTGCGGGACGCGCAGCGCCAGCCCCTGGGCCGCTGA
- a CDS encoding heme oxygenase (biliverdin-producing), with translation MSATGTRRLPRTDVSARVKRWVEPQPPASPQQLQSTPPAPLSVLLAEGTAKLAEQAERSLFIQSLFFDAWEGGIYGQYVRAQHYVSHLRQLHTLYTAFEAALPHVMGTTLTTALLLPELRLASGLEADLTYFCGESRTDTFACVETRLHAERIREVAEDAPHLLVAHAYARCVLDVFSGHRRARRITDAFELAEGQGTTFYGTVPEAGLAAFRVRFHSRIDGLELDEDEAREVVQEARMAFRLHALVCDELARGATGIAAGPHADAR, from the coding sequence GTGAGCGCCACCGGCACACGGCGGCTGCCGCGGACGGACGTGTCCGCGCGTGTGAAGCGGTGGGTGGAGCCCCAGCCCCCTGCGTCCCCGCAGCAGCTCCAGTCCACCCCCCCGGCGCCCCTGTCCGTGTTGCTGGCGGAAGGCACGGCGAAGCTGGCCGAGCAGGCGGAGCGCTCGCTGTTCATCCAGTCCCTCTTCTTCGACGCGTGGGAGGGCGGCATCTACGGCCAGTACGTCCGGGCGCAGCACTACGTGAGCCACCTGCGGCAGCTCCACACGCTCTACACGGCGTTCGAAGCGGCGCTGCCCCACGTCATGGGCACCACGCTCACCACCGCGCTGCTGCTGCCCGAGCTGCGGCTGGCCTCCGGGCTGGAAGCGGACCTGACGTACTTCTGCGGCGAGTCCCGGACGGACACCTTCGCCTGCGTGGAGACGCGGCTGCACGCCGAGCGCATCCGGGAGGTGGCCGAGGACGCCCCGCACCTGCTGGTGGCGCACGCCTACGCGCGCTGCGTGCTGGACGTCTTCAGCGGGCACCGCCGGGCGCGGCGAATCACGGACGCCTTCGAGCTGGCGGAAGGCCAGGGCACCACCTTCTACGGCACGGTGCCCGAGGCCGGGCTGGCGGCCTTCCGCGTCCGCTTCCACTCGCGCATCGACGGGCTGGAGCTGGACGAGGACGAGGCGCGCGAGGTGGTGCAGGAAGCGCGCATGGCCTTCCGGCTCCACGCGCTCGTGTGTGACGAGCTGGCCCGGGGCGCCACGGGCATCGCCGCGGGCCCCCACGCCGACGCCCGGTAG